In Maridesulfovibrio sp., a single genomic region encodes these proteins:
- a CDS encoding protein tolB, with translation MKNYPGFSRWATLSVLLIFFVCVFGVPGKGFAADTLTVDIYGPGQRKVNVIVLPPKTVPEGKYSGSKEKDLPLPGEAGTFSKDLESDIAFLPFLHVVPVTDILGGDPSVGVRPGDIDVKPLRLSKVDLAITTGWEIRPNGEKNLLLRCIGTYNGRTIIGKKYSMVTEEMLPRIADRFCSHLMKVLTGRDGFFESKIAFVRKTGKDKEIYTVSPQGRNLRQISSLGGVNLSPNWSPDGRRLVFTRLGSRQHLLCVWDSDTGKIDQKSFPGNTVIGPAFLPDGNMAATLTMNGNSDIFLINGNYKPKKPLAQSWAIEVSPDFDASGQKMVFTSARFGNPHIFLLDMKTGVVTRVTKDGKYNTNPTISPDGRYVAYARQTPLGHRIFVHDLTSGQERQLTFGPGNDEDPAFGPDGYFIAFSSSRSGKYQIYLTTRHGDPAMLVPTGGGIAQAPAWGKAGKS, from the coding sequence ATGAAAAATTATCCCGGATTTTCCAGATGGGCTACATTGTCCGTCCTGTTGATATTCTTTGTATGTGTTTTCGGCGTGCCCGGTAAGGGCTTTGCCGCAGACACGCTTACTGTAGACATCTACGGTCCCGGACAGCGCAAGGTTAATGTCATTGTGCTGCCCCCGAAAACCGTTCCTGAAGGCAAGTACTCCGGTTCGAAGGAAAAAGATCTTCCGTTACCCGGAGAGGCCGGTACCTTCAGCAAGGATCTTGAAAGCGATATTGCCTTTCTTCCTTTTCTGCACGTAGTACCGGTCACCGATATTCTCGGCGGGGACCCCTCTGTCGGAGTCCGCCCCGGCGATATAGACGTGAAACCGCTGCGTCTTTCAAAGGTTGACCTGGCGATTACTACCGGTTGGGAAATACGTCCTAACGGAGAGAAAAATCTGCTGCTGCGCTGTATAGGAACTTACAACGGGCGAACTATCATCGGTAAGAAGTATTCCATGGTTACCGAGGAGATGCTGCCGCGCATTGCGGACCGGTTCTGTTCGCATCTCATGAAAGTTCTGACCGGCAGGGACGGTTTTTTCGAGTCCAAGATTGCCTTTGTGCGGAAGACCGGCAAGGACAAGGAAATTTATACTGTCAGTCCTCAGGGACGCAACCTGCGTCAGATAAGTTCGCTCGGCGGTGTCAACCTGAGTCCCAACTGGTCTCCTGATGGCAGAAGGCTTGTTTTTACCCGGCTGGGCTCACGCCAGCACCTGCTCTGCGTCTGGGACAGCGATACGGGAAAGATCGATCAGAAGAGTTTTCCCGGAAACACTGTAATCGGACCGGCTTTTCTGCCGGACGGCAATATGGCCGCAACGCTGACCATGAACGGCAATTCTGATATTTTTCTGATCAACGGCAACTACAAGCCCAAGAAACCGCTGGCTCAGAGCTGGGCGATTGAGGTTTCGCCTGATTTTGACGCAAGCGGCCAGAAAATGGTTTTTACCTCGGCCAGATTCGGCAACCCGCATATCTTTCTGCTGGATATGAAAACAGGGGTTGTCACAAGGGTGACCAAGGACGGCAAGTACAACACTAATCCTACAATCAGCCCGGACGGGCGCTATGTGGCCTATGCACGGCAGACACCTTTGGGCCATAGGATTTTCGTGCACGATCTTACCAGCGGGCAGGAACGGCAGCTGACGTTCGGACCCGGAAATGATGAAGACCCGGCGTTCGGCCCGGACGGCTATTTTATAGCCTTTTCATCGAGCAGAAGCGGCAAGTATCAGATTTATCTGACCACTCGCCACGGGGATCCGGCAATGCTCGTGCCGACCGGA